The following proteins are co-located in the Mesorhizobium australicum WSM2073 genome:
- a CDS encoding DUF2461 domain-containing protein: MTDGTFKGFGPKAMPFFKALDFHQSREWFAENRALFDSDLHGPIGDLVEVLTERFATAGLGLRGDRKKSLFRINRDVRFAKDKRPYNRHVSAILSPDGSKTGLGVFYVHIGLERCFADVAWWNPEPPLLLAIRRAITDRPGEFRKLLSTLKKNGLEFETEGRMKRAPRGFEQIADADLAEAVRNRHFVVQRVIDPTEIHAPALVDELVEFTLRAKPLLDWGRAIQGKVTG, translated from the coding sequence GTGACGGACGGAACGTTCAAAGGTTTTGGTCCGAAAGCCATGCCGTTCTTCAAGGCGCTGGATTTCCACCAGAGCCGCGAATGGTTTGCGGAGAACCGCGCGCTTTTCGACAGCGATCTGCATGGGCCGATCGGCGATCTGGTCGAGGTCCTTACGGAGCGTTTCGCAACGGCGGGGCTTGGTCTGCGCGGCGACCGCAAGAAATCGCTGTTCCGCATCAATCGCGACGTCCGCTTTGCCAAGGACAAACGTCCCTATAATAGGCATGTTTCGGCCATTCTGTCACCAGACGGCAGCAAGACAGGCCTGGGCGTCTTCTACGTGCATATCGGGCTCGAGCGCTGCTTTGCCGACGTGGCCTGGTGGAACCCTGAGCCGCCGCTCTTGCTGGCGATCCGCAGGGCGATCACCGATCGGCCCGGCGAATTCCGCAAGCTGCTTTCAACGTTGAAGAAAAACGGCCTTGAATTCGAAACCGAAGGCCGCATGAAGCGGGCGCCGCGCGGTTTTGAGCAGATCGCGGACGCCGATCTCGCGGAGGCCGTGCGCAACCGGCATTTCGTCGTCCAGCGTGTCATCGATCCGACCGAAATTCACGCGCCGGCGCTGGTCGACGAGCTTGTCGAGTTTACATTACGCGCCAAGCCGCTGCTCGACTGG